The Patescibacteria group bacterium genome segment AATTCCATGTTCCATTCCCTCACCATTTTGCCAATCTCCAAAGGATTTTTGGTACCTAATTCCTCCCTAGGATCCTTCCCATACTTTTTATAAGATTCTAAGGTTTTCTTACCAATACCTATCAAATAAGCCTTTTTGTCAGTATAGTGTTTACCCACCACATCCTTATCCACCCAAATCATCTTCATGGCAATCAATTTCAAACCAGCTCTTTCAAAACGGCGAATAATCTCACCGACCAATCCCCTTTTAACCCCATCGGGTTTAATCAAAACCACACTCTCTTCCATCTATCCCTTGCCTCCTAAAAGTTTCTTAAAACGGTCTTCGTCTTTGTAAGGGCCAATCAAAGCCAAATTAAGCTTTTCGGGCTTAAAAATGGCTTTAGCCACCCGCTGAACATCAGCTACTGTCACTTTGTCAATCAATCTCATTGTTTCTTCAGGCGTCCGAATCTTTTTTTCCAAAAGAAGCTGGGCTGCGTATCGAGAAGCAACATTAAAAGAGTCTTCTAAAGCCAAAACCATCTTTCCCTTTAAAAATTCTTTGGCTTTTTTTAATTCCTTAAAAGAAACTGGGGTTTCTTTTAACTTCCAAAACTCATCAAGAGTCACCTTAATCGCTTCATCAACACTCTTTAATCTGACTCCTTCTCGAGCCAAGAGATAGCCGCTATCAGTGTAAAAATCAGGTTCAGAACCAACATAATAAGCCAAACCCCGTCGTTCTCTTATTTGAATCCATAATCTAGAACTCATACTCCCTCCTAGAATGGTAGACAAAACAGCCAGAATAAATCTATCTGGATGAGAGTATTGATAACCAGGAACACCCAAACAAAAATGAGCCTGATCAGTTTTCTTAAAATAAACTTTTAATCTAGGTTTCTTCTGTTCTATTTTGATCTCTTTTGTATCTTTTTTACCGGTTTTCTTAAGTTTTTCAAAATAGCGACTGGCTAATTTCTCTGTTTCCCCTTGATCAAATTTACCAGCGATAACTAAATTCATGTTTTGAGCAAAATAAAGCTGATTAAGAAAGGAAATAAAATCTCCCCTTTTAATCTGTTTGACGCTTTTCTTCTCTCCAGCAGTACTCCAACCCATCGGATTATCGCCATATAAAAGCCTGTCAAAATATTCTTGGACTTGACGAATAGGCGTGTCTCCGTACATATTAATTTCTTCAATAATGACTTGTTTTTCTCTCTCAATCTCTTCTGTTTTAAAAAGAGAATTCAACATCATGTCCGACAAAATGTCAAAAGCCAATTCTTGATGTCTAGTTGCTAACTTAATGTAATAACCAGTTAATTCCTTATCAGTAAAGGCATTAAACCCGCTACCAATAGCATCTAATTCTGAAGAAATATCAAAAGTTGAAGGCTTTTTCTTGGTTCCCTTAAAAGCCATATGCTCAATAAAATGAAAGAGGCCATTAACCGCTTTAGTTTCATAACGACTACCCGCTCCAACTCCAACCATCACCGTCACTGACTCTAGTTGAGGCATAGGAATGGTAATTAAACGAAGACCATTTTTCAGAGTGGTTAATTGATGTTGATACATTACATTCTCTCTGGACTTTCAATTCCCAACAAACCTAAGCCATTCTTAAGGACTTGACCAATAGCTACGGTCAAAGCCAGGCGGAAATTCTTTGATTCCTCGCTATCAGCTTTTAAAATTGGTTGTTGATTATAAAAAAGATTATACTTTTGGGCTAAATCAAATAAGAAATTACAAAGTAAATTAGGTGAATAACTCTCACTCGCTTCTTGAATTACTTCAGAAAATTTATAAAGGGTCCGTAAAAGAGAAACTTCTTCAGACTTTAATCGAG includes the following:
- a CDS encoding nucleoside-diphosphate kinase; the protein is MEESVVLIKPDGVKRGLVGEIIRRFERAGLKLIAMKMIWVDKDVVGKHYTDKKAYLIGIGKKTLESYKKYGKDPREELGTKNPLEIGKMVREWNMEFLSSGPVIALLWQGPSAVEIIRKIVGSTFPASAPPGTIRGDYSFDSAMFADTRKRSTKNLIHASGDAQEAKFERQLWFREEEIYDYKRSEEEVMF
- a CDS encoding pitrilysin family protein, producing MYQHQLTTLKNGLRLITIPMPQLESVTVMVGVGAGSRYETKAVNGLFHFIEHMAFKGTKKKPSTFDISSELDAIGSGFNAFTDKELTGYYIKLATRHQELAFDILSDMMLNSLFKTEEIEREKQVIIEEINMYGDTPIRQVQEYFDRLLYGDNPMGWSTAGEKKSVKQIKRGDFISFLNQLYFAQNMNLVIAGKFDQGETEKLASRYFEKLKKTGKKDTKEIKIEQKKPRLKVYFKKTDQAHFCLGVPGYQYSHPDRFILAVLSTILGGSMSSRLWIQIRERRGLAYYVGSEPDFYTDSGYLLAREGVRLKSVDEAIKVTLDEFWKLKETPVSFKELKKAKEFLKGKMVLALEDSFNVASRYAAQLLLEKKIRTPEETMRLIDKVTVADVQRVAKAIFKPEKLNLALIGPYKDEDRFKKLLGGKG